One window from the genome of Sphaerotilus microaerophilus encodes:
- a CDS encoding caspase family protein → MTFSLAVLSRAFAAVGCALICQGAAAQGPNYKALLIGVSEYPGLPKSSQLSGPRNDVERLRSVLVQRGVAPAAITVLADGVEGAQMPTRGHILDQLGELARGAKPGDYIIITFAGHGSQVPVPAGHPMAAEEPDGLFEVFLPRDAQGWASTAQAPEGEARNVLYDHEIRAQVDRIAASGAFVWVIFDSCHSATMVRNGSSDNSVRLRQIPPEGLGIPQTVIDRAVARASAPRPSIRAGLAAPSNPGRAVYFYAAQTTEATPEMPLPAGQQPNRIHGLFTHLLAQTLEGGGGMTYRQLYQQVLARNGSTSQARSTPIAAGTQLDAPVLGQTAPKLRQWSLLGEGRLAAQAGALTDLRVGSIVAILPSAVAADAQALGYARVKRVTLGESELEPIEHEGKGARALRELATGAVARLVRPAPPLEFTVSVDLSRCGEKCLFDPAMALLKRASAPQPNDPPQLPIRWVGSGQAADVALVAVERRLWLLPPAMAGDPLCTKSTRATRPICEAELERGVAAVVAGSGATPQGTAETLQGMLRAAAKAENILRIASLSGQAGFAQQITTELQVERNGRRLTGAEWAQGCLDADPRYLLGPPSMASSICLRGQDRVQLEVLNKGNRAFDLTVLYIDSRFGVTPMYPGAGSVNRVEARASVRVPLEITDDVIGIERVVVFAVESPAAHAGTLDLSFLAQPSLETVEQTRSGARGEEDDAIALFRSAGFGEGLATRGVEHVTVPTRMGAQVFTWQVTRPGASSRP, encoded by the coding sequence ATGACATTCTCTCTTGCCGTCCTTTCCCGTGCCTTTGCGGCAGTTGGCTGCGCCTTGATCTGCCAGGGAGCCGCCGCGCAAGGCCCCAACTACAAGGCACTGCTGATTGGTGTGTCCGAATACCCCGGCCTGCCAAAGAGCTCGCAGCTGAGCGGACCCCGCAACGACGTCGAAAGGTTGCGCAGCGTGTTGGTGCAGCGAGGTGTGGCCCCTGCTGCCATCACCGTCCTGGCCGATGGAGTGGAAGGCGCCCAGATGCCCACCCGCGGCCACATCCTGGACCAGTTGGGCGAGCTGGCGCGTGGCGCGAAACCGGGTGACTACATCATCATCACCTTTGCTGGACATGGCAGCCAGGTCCCGGTTCCTGCCGGCCACCCGATGGCAGCAGAAGAACCAGATGGCCTGTTCGAGGTCTTCCTGCCGCGTGATGCCCAAGGCTGGGCCAGTACCGCGCAGGCGCCGGAGGGGGAGGCTCGCAACGTACTTTATGACCATGAGATTCGGGCGCAGGTGGACCGCATTGCTGCGTCGGGCGCCTTTGTCTGGGTGATCTTCGATTCCTGCCACTCCGCGACGATGGTGCGCAACGGCAGCAGCGACAACAGCGTGCGCCTGCGTCAGATTCCGCCGGAAGGTTTGGGCATTCCGCAGACGGTGATCGACAGAGCAGTCGCGCGTGCGTCTGCGCCCAGACCGTCAATCCGGGCCGGACTTGCGGCGCCATCGAACCCGGGTCGGGCGGTGTACTTCTATGCTGCCCAAACCACCGAAGCCACGCCTGAAATGCCGTTGCCGGCCGGCCAACAGCCGAACCGCATCCACGGCCTGTTCACGCACCTCCTGGCCCAGACCCTGGAGGGGGGCGGGGGCATGACCTATCGGCAGCTTTACCAACAGGTACTGGCCCGCAACGGCAGCACCTCACAAGCCCGCTCCACCCCCATTGCTGCGGGTACGCAGCTCGATGCGCCTGTGCTGGGCCAAACAGCCCCCAAGTTGCGGCAATGGTCGCTCTTGGGTGAAGGGCGCCTCGCCGCCCAGGCTGGAGCGCTGACGGACCTGAGGGTTGGTTCGATCGTTGCCATCCTGCCCAGCGCGGTGGCGGCGGACGCGCAGGCACTGGGATATGCCCGTGTCAAGAGGGTGACCCTCGGTGAGTCGGAACTCGAACCCATCGAGCATGAAGGCAAGGGGGCCCGCGCGCTCCGCGAACTGGCGACCGGTGCCGTCGCGCGCCTGGTTCGCCCGGCACCCCCGCTGGAGTTCACCGTCAGCGTCGACCTGAGCCGCTGCGGCGAGAAGTGCCTCTTCGATCCCGCAATGGCACTCTTGAAACGCGCTTCTGCACCCCAGCCGAATGATCCCCCGCAATTGCCGATTCGTTGGGTCGGATCAGGGCAAGCGGCGGATGTGGCGCTGGTCGCAGTGGAGCGCCGGCTTTGGTTGCTGCCGCCAGCCATGGCGGGAGACCCTTTGTGCACCAAGTCGACCAGGGCCACCCGCCCAATCTGCGAAGCGGAGCTGGAACGCGGTGTCGCGGCCGTGGTGGCTGGTAGCGGTGCCACCCCACAAGGCACGGCAGAAACACTGCAGGGAATGTTGCGTGCCGCCGCCAAGGCAGAGAACATCCTGCGAATTGCGTCCCTGTCCGGTCAGGCCGGATTCGCCCAGCAGATCACCACCGAACTGCAGGTGGAGCGCAACGGGAGGCGTCTGACCGGAGCGGAATGGGCCCAAGGCTGTCTGGATGCGGATCCCCGCTATCTGTTGGGCCCTCCATCCATGGCCAGCTCAATCTGCCTGCGTGGGCAGGACAGAGTCCAGCTCGAGGTGCTCAACAAGGGTAACCGGGCCTTCGACCTGACGGTCCTTTACATCGACAGTCGTTTCGGCGTCACACCGATGTATCCGGGGGCCGGTTCCGTCAACCGGGTAGAAGCGCGAGCCAGTGTGCGGGTACCTCTGGAGATCACCGACGATGTTATTGGCATCGAGCGGGTAGTGGTCTTCGCCGTTGAGTCACCGGCCGCACATGCGGGCACCCTCGATCTGTCCTTCCTTGCACAGCCATCGCTGGAAACGGTGGAGCAGACCCGGAGTGGCGCGCGCGGCGAAGAAGACGACGCGATTGCACTCTTCCGCAGCGCTGGATTTGGCGAAGGCCTTGCGACCCGTGGCGTGGAACATGTGACGGTACCGACGCGAATGGGCGCACAGGTGTTCACCTGGCAGGTCACTCGTCCTGGCGCTTCGAGTCGCCCGTGA
- a CDS encoding lysozyme — protein MHDGTTDHWMTAGEDPSMSRFRTLIAIATTLMVSLIVGGCATRPLDDFVLDIPDALTPGIFNDLGGKVALPAGMTLRPVVPKGIAVTKAGEGWRPKRYNDAARYCTIGYGHLIKRAPCDGTEPAEWLDGITEPEGEALLVKDMAEAQTVVMLAVTTTLTDTQYAALCDFVFNVGGGAFRKSTLLKVVNAGQHDKVASQLLRYVWAGGKEVPGLVNRRNREIELYYDGTLTPRAVPVPGEDLSPIDILSGS, from the coding sequence ATGCACGATGGCACCACCGACCATTGGATGACCGCAGGAGAAGATCCCAGCATGTCACGATTCCGAACCCTCATTGCCATCGCGACCACGCTGATGGTCAGCCTGATTGTTGGTGGATGCGCCACTCGTCCATTGGACGACTTCGTGCTCGACATACCCGACGCGTTGACACCGGGCATCTTCAACGACCTTGGCGGCAAGGTTGCTCTTCCGGCGGGCATGACGCTACGGCCGGTGGTTCCCAAGGGCATCGCCGTCACCAAGGCTGGCGAAGGCTGGCGACCTAAGCGGTACAACGACGCGGCGCGGTACTGCACGATCGGATACGGTCACCTGATCAAGAGGGCGCCCTGCGACGGCACAGAGCCGGCCGAGTGGCTCGACGGCATCACCGAACCCGAAGGTGAGGCACTCCTCGTGAAGGACATGGCCGAAGCGCAGACCGTGGTCATGCTGGCGGTCACCACCACGCTCACTGACACACAGTACGCGGCGCTGTGCGATTTCGTATTCAATGTCGGAGGAGGCGCTTTTCGCAAGTCGACGTTGTTGAAGGTTGTCAACGCAGGTCAACACGACAAGGTCGCCAGTCAACTGCTGCGATACGTCTGGGCGGGAGGCAAGGAAGTCCCTGGCTTGGTGAACCGGCGCAACCGCGAGATCGAGCTGTACTACGACGGTACCCTCACACCGCGCGCAGTCCCTGTGCCGGGCGAGGACTTGTCTCCGATCGATATCCTTTCCGGGTCATGA
- the radC gene encoding RadC family protein: protein MNLLEHNMNLEQISRDALVAALLSPTAATGFDGEFGLPPVARDGLPPRWRRKLTDRDQLLRQRLDIARELLLRDLAAQMHHGPVLDSPNTLREWLRLRCAGLEHEVFLGLFLDAHHRLLVGQELFRGTLTQTSVYPRELVKEALRHNAAALIVAHNHPSGVAEPSRADEYLTQSLKTALALVDVRLLDHFVVGCDAIVSFAERGMV, encoded by the coding sequence ATGAACCTCTTGGAGCACAACATGAACTTGGAACAGATCAGCCGCGACGCCTTGGTGGCCGCGTTGTTGTCGCCGACCGCTGCGACAGGATTCGATGGGGAGTTTGGCTTGCCCCCGGTGGCACGGGACGGCTTGCCCCCACGATGGAGAAGGAAGCTGACCGATCGAGATCAACTGCTCAGGCAGCGGTTGGACATCGCCCGGGAACTGCTGCTGCGGGACTTGGCAGCGCAGATGCACCACGGTCCAGTACTGGATTCACCGAACACCCTGCGCGAGTGGCTGCGGCTGCGTTGCGCGGGTCTGGAACACGAGGTGTTCCTCGGGCTCTTCCTGGACGCCCACCACCGCTTGCTGGTGGGCCAGGAGCTGTTCCGGGGCACGTTGACGCAGACGTCGGTCTACCCGCGCGAGCTGGTCAAGGAGGCGCTGAGACACAACGCGGCCGCACTGATCGTGGCGCACAACCACCCCAGCGGCGTCGCGGAGCCCAGCCGGGCCGACGAGTACCTGACGCAGTCGCTCAAGACTGCGCTGGCTCTGGTGGATGTGCGATTGCTGGATCACTTTGTCGTGGGATGCGATGCCATCGTTTCGTTCGCGGAGCGGGGTATGGTTTGA
- a CDS encoding DUF2610 domain-containing protein, which yields MSNIPARSRVGRPFPFAALGLRGSNGGCTSERIGACPPHRGVHRCLAGWLLVLLVWLIGGQQIAHAGPAGRLALIVGNSDYGGLLWDVPTAQEDARLIQTTLKEFNFDSTLLLNGSRAQLETAVEQLARRVGDLAPGTFPTVLVYFSGRAAPSEGEQESMLLPAGSKLRWPAAEEGVTLPEGTRAGWIVDRLTRAGAARVLLLLDASRPLPLRLRRQGSAKTGIAALPAFASARADTPAADIFIGASAQPGQEGVDNVFGRHSYFSRAIAGALAIPGLSFSDAFLVARERVKADTGGRQIPASTGNGGFVLRSVSDWNQLSHGAIQAVLRTRSLLDLEVDLQRGDGYAAHFLGLAHWDGVGGAKKDLALAEKYFRKGAELRIGSSANALGYLYASGERGPPDYVEAIKWYGIGVELGAAIAMSNLGFLYQKGQGVPKDALQAERLYKLAAAQGSPRGYWNLGWLYYSDEHGLKNLPQARALHERALSGGYLQVAVSLSQGIREGFLGKPDPTEADRILQQAADQGCATCWTEIGNLLSRKDDSPESVNRSAQAYRKGAEAGDSVAMVALGRRYISGLGVAKDNHHAFLWFQKADVAGNIEGTGSLGLLLAGGEIEKDPERAAELLRKALALELDPKRRFSTDVINYWKYGAALAKLHEAGAISGASPAEAKRLYARYGNGTGWKRFTIPIDCGGDKKVSHYIYLVDWERDEPPTEEQAEWLKSERGCTIPADVIDSFRKLYVIAKENKVKYTDLAVYALGKTEPINAASGNGPSK from the coding sequence ATGTCCAACATACCTGCCCGCTCGCGAGTCGGTCGGCCGTTTCCTTTTGCTGCCCTGGGGCTGCGCGGCTCGAATGGCGGCTGTACCAGTGAGCGCATCGGTGCCTGCCCGCCCCACCGTGGAGTCCATCGCTGTCTCGCCGGCTGGCTGCTCGTCCTGCTGGTTTGGCTGATCGGGGGGCAGCAGATCGCCCATGCCGGACCGGCTGGCAGGCTGGCGCTGATCGTCGGCAACTCCGACTATGGCGGCCTTCTGTGGGACGTGCCGACCGCCCAAGAGGATGCCCGGCTGATCCAGACCACGTTGAAGGAGTTCAACTTCGATTCGACGCTGCTGCTCAACGGTAGCCGCGCACAGCTGGAAACGGCGGTCGAGCAGTTGGCCCGGCGTGTTGGAGACCTCGCACCAGGGACATTCCCGACGGTGCTGGTGTACTTCTCGGGTCGTGCGGCTCCGTCCGAAGGCGAACAAGAATCCATGCTGCTTCCGGCGGGCAGCAAGCTCAGGTGGCCAGCGGCGGAAGAGGGTGTCACCCTCCCAGAGGGAACCCGTGCCGGCTGGATCGTTGATCGATTGACCCGGGCGGGCGCCGCCCGGGTGCTGCTGCTGCTCGATGCCAGCCGGCCCTTGCCGCTGCGCTTGAGGCGGCAGGGCAGCGCGAAGACAGGAATTGCCGCACTGCCCGCGTTTGCCAGTGCCAGAGCGGACACCCCCGCAGCAGACATTTTCATCGGTGCATCTGCGCAGCCCGGGCAGGAAGGAGTCGACAACGTGTTCGGGCGACACAGCTATTTCAGCCGTGCTATCGCCGGTGCTCTGGCAATTCCCGGCCTGTCGTTCTCGGACGCCTTTCTGGTGGCCCGGGAACGGGTCAAAGCCGACACCGGCGGGCGCCAGATCCCTGCCTCTACCGGCAACGGGGGCTTTGTCCTCCGGTCGGTATCGGACTGGAATCAGCTCAGTCACGGAGCCATCCAGGCGGTTCTGAGGACCCGGTCTCTGCTGGATCTGGAGGTGGATCTGCAGCGTGGTGACGGCTACGCAGCGCACTTCCTGGGCCTGGCGCATTGGGATGGGGTCGGTGGAGCCAAGAAAGACCTGGCACTGGCAGAGAAGTACTTTCGCAAAGGCGCAGAGTTGCGCATCGGCTCATCAGCCAACGCACTTGGGTACCTCTACGCCTCTGGCGAACGCGGGCCACCGGACTATGTCGAGGCGATTAAGTGGTACGGCATCGGGGTGGAACTGGGGGCGGCAATTGCGATGTCTAACCTCGGCTTCCTGTACCAAAAGGGACAGGGTGTACCCAAAGATGCTCTGCAAGCCGAGCGGCTGTACAAACTGGCAGCCGCGCAAGGCAGTCCGAGGGGCTACTGGAATCTCGGCTGGCTGTACTACTCGGATGAGCATGGCCTCAAGAACCTGCCGCAGGCCAGGGCTCTGCATGAGCGCGCGCTGTCAGGAGGCTACTTGCAGGTGGCCGTCAGCCTGTCTCAGGGGATACGCGAAGGATTTCTCGGCAAACCCGACCCGACAGAAGCTGACAGGATCCTGCAGCAGGCAGCAGACCAAGGATGCGCCACCTGCTGGACCGAGATCGGGAATCTGCTATCGAGGAAAGATGATTCACCCGAGTCGGTCAATCGTTCAGCGCAGGCGTATCGCAAGGGCGCTGAGGCGGGAGATTCTGTGGCCATGGTGGCCTTGGGTAGAAGATATATTTCTGGACTTGGAGTCGCCAAGGATAATCATCACGCATTTCTTTGGTTCCAGAAGGCTGATGTTGCCGGAAATATTGAGGGTACGGGCTCACTGGGTCTGTTGCTAGCCGGTGGTGAGATTGAAAAGGATCCCGAACGTGCCGCGGAACTGTTGCGGAAGGCCTTGGCACTCGAGTTAGATCCGAAGAGGCGATTCTCGACTGATGTTATAAACTACTGGAAATATGGTGCCGCCTTGGCCAAGTTGCACGAAGCAGGAGCAATTTCCGGTGCGTCACCAGCAGAAGCCAAGCGCCTTTACGCAAGATACGGGAACGGTACTGGCTGGAAGCGATTTACGATTCCAATTGACTGCGGTGGCGATAAAAAAGTCTCGCATTATATCTACCTCGTCGACTGGGAAAGAGACGAGCCTCCGACCGAAGAGCAGGCTGAATGGCTGAAATCTGAGCGCGGCTGCACTATCCCTGCTGATGTGATTGACTCGTTTCGCAAACTCTATGTCATCGCCAAAGAGAATAAGGTGAAGTACACCGATCTGGCGGTGTATGCACTTGGGAAAACTGAGCCAATAAATGCCGCATCAGGGAATGGGCCAAGCAAATGA
- a CDS encoding CHAT domain-containing protein encodes MNLLSSLVHDVAVRFGCHLALMEPRQSQCHTGRRTWIGRTVIEVAFGLAAGLFFYPVAVADGGDISGPIVAFEAAAAQAAARGDTDTAIESHVKALHLAGNLARPKLTAALLYRLGQMQLSGGRVQDAVLSFEAGVVALSSQQQPDIEQLVARLGAVPKGLPRRELPVPMELYNADAEHDLAAAERDDALAARLLVGVGNAYLQQLQDGPALNAYERALERPEITKVPLLRAQLLANRGEALRRQGRLDSAERSLREALSGFAVAAPRLDQRRALTLLAGIHRDRREDEPAQRLYLQALALHVEAKDHRGEASARTGYGHLLSQQGRYSEAASQYQLAVGLVSGLGVRSILWPAYLGLGRTQRALGNIDAAAAALAASFDTLQAAQDDLRTDEGKVGLLESAQDLQDELLKVELQRAPGHPDAYARLLDLTERARGKALSALIGGWGELRPQASSFGLPECTDPTALDRHAEHERPEGSGRLAAPQRQQAESVESPMMQRAPATVFPNATAFPDVGPLPNAAVFPNSSAFRRVNGSLRVARAETVPSLTRLVYHVFEEATLVLVARADGSVHGHVAPMGREALTRYVTQVRRALVPGGEERGVRGTVEAAEPVTGEDPQRFDALSRLLYDTLVAPMQAFLPATGQTLVIEPHGALWMLPFAALDAGREDWMGARWPLLYAPSKELLQASRSRPPLVREGSFKGLIVGNPIFAAIEPGHEELFRIGFAPLPGAEEESLRIAAMFPAPGAKLLRGREGDLSTVVRESGHYDVLHLATHGAVSGDEPLKSFVLLAPSPCGERLTAQRVMTMTLKADLVALSACQTGLGRIAGEGVLGLSRAFLFAGARSVLVSHWSVSDHATTVLMTGFYERYLGEGLDKAQALRESMRSLRGQAGFGHPRYWAPFFLVGAE; translated from the coding sequence ATGAACCTCCTTTCCTCATTGGTGCACGACGTGGCTGTCAGGTTTGGATGTCACCTGGCACTCATGGAACCACGCCAGAGCCAATGCCACACCGGCAGGCGGACGTGGATTGGTCGCACGGTGATCGAGGTTGCGTTCGGTCTGGCTGCAGGGCTATTCTTCTATCCGGTGGCCGTAGCCGACGGCGGCGACATCTCCGGACCCATCGTGGCGTTCGAAGCTGCAGCTGCGCAGGCCGCGGCGCGCGGTGACACCGACACCGCCATCGAGTCGCATGTGAAGGCCCTGCACTTGGCGGGCAATCTTGCCCGGCCCAAGCTGACCGCGGCCCTGCTTTACCGCCTTGGCCAGATGCAACTGTCGGGCGGACGGGTCCAGGACGCGGTACTGTCGTTCGAAGCTGGTGTGGTCGCGCTGTCGAGCCAGCAACAGCCCGACATTGAGCAGCTGGTCGCGCGGCTCGGCGCGGTGCCTAAGGGCCTGCCGCGGCGTGAACTACCGGTGCCGATGGAGCTCTACAACGCCGATGCCGAACACGACCTCGCTGCGGCCGAGCGAGACGACGCGCTCGCCGCGCGGCTTCTTGTCGGCGTCGGCAACGCTTACCTGCAGCAATTGCAGGACGGCCCAGCCCTCAACGCCTACGAACGCGCGTTGGAGCGCCCTGAGATCACGAAAGTGCCGCTGCTGCGCGCCCAGCTGCTCGCCAACCGTGGTGAGGCACTACGTCGCCAGGGCCGGCTCGACAGCGCTGAGAGGAGCCTCCGCGAAGCGCTGTCGGGCTTCGCTGTAGCTGCGCCGCGGCTCGACCAACGGCGCGCGCTGACGCTGTTGGCCGGCATCCACCGCGACCGGCGCGAGGACGAGCCGGCGCAGCGCCTGTACCTGCAGGCGCTCGCGCTGCACGTCGAAGCGAAGGACCACCGTGGCGAGGCCAGTGCACGCACCGGCTATGGTCACCTTCTGTCGCAACAAGGCCGGTACAGCGAGGCAGCATCGCAGTACCAGCTCGCGGTCGGCCTGGTCTCTGGCCTCGGCGTGCGTAGCATCCTATGGCCGGCCTACCTCGGGCTCGGACGGACCCAGCGCGCGCTCGGCAACATCGACGCTGCAGCGGCCGCGCTTGCGGCCAGCTTCGACACACTGCAGGCAGCACAGGACGACTTGCGCACCGACGAAGGCAAGGTCGGCCTGCTCGAGAGCGCTCAGGACCTGCAGGACGAACTGCTGAAGGTAGAACTTCAGCGTGCGCCGGGCCACCCCGATGCCTATGCGCGGCTGCTCGACCTGACCGAGCGCGCCCGCGGCAAGGCGCTCTCCGCGCTGATTGGCGGTTGGGGTGAGCTGCGTCCGCAAGCTTCTTCGTTCGGCCTGCCCGAGTGCACCGATCCCACCGCGCTTGACCGGCATGCCGAACACGAACGCCCAGAGGGTAGTGGGCGGCTGGCAGCGCCACAGCGCCAGCAGGCCGAGAGCGTGGAGTCGCCGATGATGCAAAGAGCGCCCGCCACGGTCTTTCCGAACGCCACCGCGTTCCCGGATGTCGGCCCCCTACCCAATGCGGCCGTGTTTCCCAACTCGAGCGCATTCCGGCGCGTCAACGGCTCATTGCGAGTAGCGCGTGCGGAGACGGTGCCATCGCTGACTCGGCTCGTCTACCACGTGTTCGAGGAGGCCACTCTCGTGCTTGTAGCGCGTGCGGACGGCTCGGTGCACGGCCACGTCGCGCCGATGGGGCGCGAAGCATTGACGCGCTACGTCACGCAGGTCCGCCGTGCGCTCGTGCCGGGCGGCGAAGAGCGTGGAGTGCGCGGCACGGTCGAGGCCGCAGAGCCTGTGACCGGAGAGGACCCGCAGCGCTTCGACGCGCTGAGCCGCTTGTTGTACGACACGCTCGTTGCGCCGATGCAGGCCTTCCTGCCTGCCACGGGCCAGACGCTTGTGATCGAACCTCATGGCGCGCTCTGGATGCTGCCATTTGCCGCGCTCGACGCGGGACGCGAGGACTGGATGGGCGCGCGCTGGCCGCTGCTCTACGCTCCTTCGAAGGAACTGCTGCAAGCAAGTCGCAGCCGGCCACCGCTTGTCCGTGAGGGCAGCTTCAAAGGCCTGATCGTCGGCAACCCAATCTTTGCTGCCATTGAGCCAGGCCACGAGGAGCTGTTTCGCATCGGCTTCGCGCCGCTGCCAGGAGCCGAGGAGGAATCGCTGCGCATCGCGGCGATGTTCCCCGCTCCGGGTGCGAAACTGCTTCGCGGAAGAGAGGGAGACCTGTCGACGGTGGTGCGCGAATCGGGCCACTACGACGTACTGCACTTGGCCACACACGGCGCGGTATCCGGCGACGAGCCGCTGAAGTCCTTTGTGCTTCTCGCCCCATCACCCTGCGGCGAGCGCCTGACGGCGCAGCGTGTCATGACAATGACGTTGAAGGCCGACCTTGTCGCGCTCAGCGCCTGCCAGACCGGTCTCGGCCGAATCGCCGGAGAAGGCGTGCTTGGCCTGAGCCGGGCCTTCCTTTTTGCGGGCGCGCGCAGCGTGCTCGTAAGTCATTGGAGCGTAAGCGACCACGCGACCACCGTATTGATGACGGGCTTCTACGAGCGCTATCTCGGAGAAGGCTTGGACAAGGCGCAGGCGTTACGCGAAAGCATGCGCAGTCTGCGTGGTCAGGCCGGGTTCGGGCACCCGCGCTACTGGGCGCCGTTCTTCCTCGTCGGCGCGGAATGA
- a CDS encoding caspase family protein — protein sequence MSDISRLLALLVVLSSFVAPARAAVHALLIAQSDYRASPGVPDLQGPPNDVQLMKDVLTGRFKVPASNITTLVDNTHTQIEKAFLDLAVRVKKDDQVYIHYSGHGSWYQSPASAKERRGQDQTWVTRGARSSMFQGKDAVDILDKELGTWLLKLYAVTPDVVLVSDSCHSASVTRDVQVGVRSSDGVPRTHPLRDQFPEVVDLPIDRGLRIGAARDIESAVELDPERNARCIEPKRCYGVFSWHWAQALQASRPGESWGDVYDRTLAALEANPLVLQRPQKEGASDRAVFSGQFAPLTATVAVHAVERDGGILLGAGRLAGLTVGTELVGLVPEGEDAPRLEVVSAAAATARARVLEGRVRAAGQFRVSKYRETEPRVQLYVGGPQAADLDAALASEIRRSIERARGIHIQNFDLVDRRDAAQWRLELVRPTNADAAAASLPEHVNCTARPCAAPELWVVNPFGQLMHPKMRFPLADPAEQMPRLLSNLEAFSRAQEVKSIARQGNATPLTIQVSVLRPPHGNTAKCSEGAKPGSGWQRFEPRPLTALRSGEVKLRDCLSFSIRNKDAKPWYGYLVSVDPGFKIERVWPTARMNDDEARIEGGAEITTTSFYRLADLGRETLVFIASEQQTPMPGVESSGLRGTDRQGPWARLSRMGAVSRDVEANDESGNWGAQSVTLEVNEGDRPR from the coding sequence GTGTCTGACATCTCCCGCCTCCTCGCGTTGCTTGTCGTCCTCTCGTCATTCGTCGCACCAGCGCGTGCTGCTGTGCACGCTCTTTTGATTGCGCAAAGCGATTACAGGGCTTCGCCAGGAGTACCAGACCTGCAAGGTCCTCCGAATGATGTGCAACTGATGAAGGACGTGCTGACCGGCCGCTTCAAGGTTCCTGCTTCGAACATCACAACGCTTGTCGACAACACCCACACCCAGATCGAAAAGGCCTTTCTCGACCTCGCTGTGCGTGTGAAGAAGGACGACCAGGTTTACATCCATTACTCTGGCCACGGATCTTGGTATCAGTCACCGGCCTCGGCCAAGGAGCGACGCGGACAGGACCAGACTTGGGTAACCCGCGGCGCGCGTTCAAGCATGTTCCAAGGCAAGGACGCGGTCGACATCCTCGACAAGGAACTTGGCACTTGGCTGCTCAAGCTCTACGCTGTTACGCCCGACGTGGTCTTGGTGTCTGACTCTTGCCATTCGGCCAGCGTGACGCGTGACGTCCAGGTCGGTGTGCGCTCCTCCGACGGCGTACCGAGAACCCATCCATTGCGCGACCAGTTTCCTGAGGTGGTTGACCTTCCCATCGACCGGGGCCTGCGCATTGGTGCTGCGCGCGATATCGAAAGTGCTGTTGAGCTGGACCCAGAACGCAACGCCCGCTGCATCGAACCCAAGAGATGCTACGGCGTCTTCTCTTGGCACTGGGCTCAAGCATTGCAGGCAAGCCGCCCCGGCGAATCGTGGGGCGACGTCTATGACCGCACATTGGCTGCGCTTGAAGCCAATCCTTTGGTCCTGCAGCGCCCACAGAAGGAAGGCGCCTCGGACCGTGCGGTGTTCTCTGGCCAGTTCGCCCCGCTGACTGCCACCGTGGCGGTACATGCAGTGGAACGCGACGGTGGAATACTGCTCGGCGCGGGCCGCCTCGCCGGCTTGACGGTAGGAACTGAACTCGTCGGACTTGTACCTGAGGGCGAAGACGCACCACGGCTGGAGGTTGTGAGTGCCGCGGCGGCCACTGCGAGGGCCAGGGTGCTCGAAGGACGAGTGAGGGCCGCTGGGCAGTTCAGAGTGTCGAAGTACCGTGAAACCGAACCGCGTGTACAGCTGTATGTCGGCGGACCACAAGCGGCAGATCTGGACGCGGCCCTGGCCTCTGAGATCCGCAGATCCATCGAGCGGGCCCGCGGTATCCACATTCAGAACTTCGACCTCGTCGATCGGCGCGACGCTGCACAGTGGCGGCTTGAACTCGTGCGGCCGACGAACGCTGACGCGGCTGCAGCGAGCCTGCCCGAGCACGTGAACTGCACTGCGCGGCCTTGCGCAGCCCCGGAGTTGTGGGTTGTAAACCCGTTCGGACAGCTGATGCACCCGAAGATGCGGTTTCCACTGGCCGACCCGGCGGAGCAAATGCCGCGGCTTCTAAGCAACCTGGAGGCCTTTTCACGAGCCCAAGAGGTGAAATCGATCGCCAGGCAGGGGAATGCAACGCCTCTGACCATTCAGGTCTCCGTGCTACGACCACCCCACGGGAACACGGCGAAGTGCTCCGAAGGGGCCAAGCCCGGATCTGGCTGGCAGCGATTTGAACCGCGGCCACTTACAGCGCTGCGCAGCGGAGAAGTGAAGCTCAGGGACTGCCTGAGTTTCAGCATCCGCAACAAGGATGCAAAGCCCTGGTACGGCTACCTGGTGAGTGTCGATCCCGGCTTCAAGATCGAGCGCGTCTGGCCCACTGCCCGGATGAACGACGACGAGGCACGCATTGAAGGCGGCGCGGAGATTACGACAACGTCGTTCTACCGCCTCGCCGACCTGGGCCGTGAAACGCTTGTCTTCATTGCCAGCGAACAGCAGACTCCGATGCCCGGCGTCGAAAGCAGCGGCCTGCGCGGCACCGATCGGCAAGGCCCATGGGCCCGGCTGTCCCGGATGGGCGCAGTGAGCCGCGATGTCGAAGCCAATGACGAGTCTGGAAACTGGGGGGCACAGTCCGTCACGCTGGAGGTCAACGAAGGGGACCGGCCTCGCTGA